A DNA window from Carassius gibelio isolate Cgi1373 ecotype wild population from Czech Republic chromosome A8, carGib1.2-hapl.c, whole genome shotgun sequence contains the following coding sequences:
- the LOC128019014 gene encoding septin-2: MSHGEKGKLPDAAGYVGFANLPNQVHRKSVKKGFEFTLMVVGESGLGKSTLINSLFLTDLYPERYIPGAAEKIERTVQIEASTVEIEERGVKLRLTVVDTPGYGDAINSQDCFKTIIHYIDNQFERYLHDESGLNRRHIVDNRVHCCFYFISPFGHGLKPLDVEFMKAIHSKVNIVPVIAKADTLTLRERDRLKRRILDEISEHGIRIYQLPDADSDEDEEFKEQTRVLKASIPFAVIGSNQLIEVKGKKIRGRLYPWGVVEVENPEHNDFLKLRTMLVTHMQDLQEVTQDLHYENFRSERLKRTGRAAEEDVMDKDQILLEKEAELRRMQQMIAQMQAQMKMKPGDD, translated from the exons ATGTCACATGGAGAAAAAGGAAAG TTGCCTGATGCTGCAGGATATGTGGGATTTGCCAACCTGCCCAATCAGGTGCACAGGAAGTCTGTGAAGAAAGGCTTCGAGTTTACACTGATGGTAGTCG GAGAGTCTGGTCTTGGCAAATCAACCCTGATCAACAGCCTCTTCCTGACTGACCTCTACCCAGAGCGCTATATACCTGGAGCAgcag aGAAGATTGAGCGCACGGTCCAGATTGAAGCGTCCACGGTGGAAATCGAGGAGAGGGGAGTGAAGCTCCGCCTTACTGTGGTGGACACGCCTGGATACGGAGACGCCATAAACAGCCAGGACTG CTTTAAGACGATCATCCACTATATTGATAATCAGTTTGAGCGATACCTGCATGATGAGAGCGGACTGAACCGCAGACACATCGTTGACAACAGAGTGCACTGCTGCTTTTACTTCATCTCTCCATTTGGACACGG CTTGAAGCCTCTGGATGTTGAATTTATGAAGGCAATCCACAGCAAAGTCAACATCGTCCCTGTGATCGCCAAAGCTGATACGCTcacgctgagagagagagaccgtcTCAAGAGAAGG ATTTTGGATGAGATCAGTGAACACGGGATCCGGATCTACCAGCTTCCAGACGCTGATTCGGACGAGGATGAAGAATTCAAGGAACAGACGCGTGTcctaaag gccAGCATCCCGTTCGCCGTGATCGGCTCCAACCAGCTGATAGAGGTGAAGGGGAAGAAGATTCGTGGACGGCTGTACCCCTGGGGTGTAGTGGAGGTGGAAAACCCCGAGCACAACGACTTCCTCAAACTGCGCACTATGCTAGT aactCACATGCAGGACCTGCAGGAAGTCACTCAAGATCTCCACTATGAGAACTTCCGTTCAGAGAGACTAAAGCGAACTGGCAG GGCGGCTGAAGAAGATGTGATGGACAAAGACCAGATCCTCCTGGAGAAGGAAGCTGAG CTGAGACGCATGCAGCAGATGATCGCTCAGATGCAAGCTCAGATGAAGATGAAACCAGGAGAcgactaa